One region of Vitis vinifera cultivar Pinot Noir 40024 chromosome 1, ASM3070453v1 genomic DNA includes:
- the LOC100252483 gene encoding nuclear poly(A) polymerase 1 isoform X1, with protein MASVSASNQVNTLCLGVSEPISTAGPTEFDLIKTRELEKFLADSGLYETREEAIRREEVLGRVDQIVKVWVKTVSRAKGFNEQLVHEANAKIFTFGSYRLGVHGPGADIDTLCVGPRHATRDEDFFGELHRMLAETPEVQELHPVPDAHVPVMKFKFNGVSIDLLYARLSLWVIPEDLDISQETILQNVDEQTVRSLNGCRVTDQILRLVPNIQNFRTTLRCMRFWAKRRGVYSNVSGFLGGINWALLVARICQLYPNAVPSTLVSRFFRVYTQWRWPNPVMLCPIEEKCLGLPVWDPRRNIKDRNHLMPIITPAYPSMNSSYNVSWSTLRIMEEELQRGNEIVKEMETENTGWITLFEPFLFFEAYKNYLQIDITAENDVDLRNWKGWVESRLRLLTRKIERDTGGMLQCHPHPAEFSDTSRSFHYCYFMGLRRKEGSAAQEGEQFDIRLTVDDFKNTVWMYSSWKRGMWIHVCHIRRKNIPNFVFPGGVRPPQPMKVAGEQGQVSKPMGFNSQKRKRDEIDAGSHPRESTSLVENVESDLQGEVKLEQVEVNVGDSLTKVICSSENSSHNSIELEGYARCSQPLGAASSASGSLSLGRALVIETTSEPLVHQCSSKEVGESQVGLVDQVQNFDVGKRVNCVQSSTAERGMAAAAAGQGFSPCSSLFQNGGLEELEDAELTAPFYHGNPGASSTPQKHLIRSFISQWNIVHRFFPATIMWLHLFLFGV; from the exons ATGGCCAGCGTATCAGCAAGTAATCAGGTGAATACTCTGTGCCTTGGAGTATCGGAGCCTATTTCAACTGCTGGGCCCACCGAGTTTGATCTGATTAAGACCCGAGAattggaaaag TTTCTTGCAGATTCTGGATTGTATGAAACTCGGGAAGAAGCTATAAGGAGGGAGGAAGTTCTAGGGAGAGTAGATCAG ATAGTGAAGGTATGGGTGAAAACTGTTAGCCGTGCTAAAGGGTTTAATGAACAGCTGGTTCATGAAGCAAATGCAAAGATCTTCACGTTTGGTTCTTATCGATTGGGT GTGCATGGCCCAGGTGCTGATATAGACACATTATGTGTTGGACCTAGACATGCTACTCGAGAT GAAGATTTTTTCGGTGAACTTCATAGGATGCTAGCAGAAACACCTGAAGTACAAGAACTGCATCCTGTGCCTGATGCTCATGTTCCTGTCATGAAGTTCAAGTTCAATGGGGTTTCTATAGATCTTCTTTATGCAAGACTATCACTCTGGGTTATTCCTGAA GACTTGGATATTTCACAAGAAACAATACTACAAAATGTAGATGAGCAGACAGTTCGTAGCCTCAATGGTTGCAGAGTTACTGATCAAATTTTGCGCCTGGTCCCAAATATTCAG AATTTTCGCACTACATTGAGATGCATGAGATTCTGGGCAAAGCGGCGTGGGGTTTATTCAAAT GTTTCTGGTTTCCTTGGTGGTATAAATTGGGCATTGCTTGTTGCTCGCATATGCCAGCTATACCCAAATGCAGTACCTAGTACCTTGGTATCTCGGTTCTTCAGGGTCTACACGCAGTGGCGTTGGCCTAATCCAGTTATGCTATGTCCTATTGAAGAAAAATGCCTTGGACTTCCTGTTTGGGATCCAAGAAGAAACATCAAAGATAGGAACCATCTGATGCCTATAATAACTCCTGCATATCCTTCGATGAATTCAAGCTACAATGTTAGTTGGAGCACATTACGTATTATGGAAGAAGAGCTTCAGAGGGGAAATGAAATAGTTAAG GAGATGGAGACAGAAAACACTGGCTGGATCACTCTTTTTgaacctttccttttctttgaaGCATACAAGAACTATCTGCAGATAGATATAACTGCTGAGAATGATGTTGACTTGAGGAACTGGAAAGGTTGGGTTGAATCTCGACTTCGTCTACTTACTCGGAAG ATTGAGAGGGACACAGGTGGTATGCTTCAGTGCCATCCACACCCTGCAGAGTTTTCTGACACATCCAGATCATTCCATTACTGTTATTTCATGGGTTTACGGCGGAAAGAAGGCAGTGCTGCCCAGGAAGGTGAACAATTTGATATAAGGTTAACTGTTGATGATTTTAAGAACACTGTATGGATGTATTCATCCTGGAAACGAGGAATGTGGATCCATGTATGCCATATAAGACGCAAAAACATCCCAAATTTTGTCTTCCCTGGTGGAGTCCGGCCTCCCCAACCCATGAAAGTTGCTGGAGAACAAGGACAAGTTTCAAAACCAATGGGCTTTAACTCTCAGAAGAGAAAAAGGGATGAGATAGATGCTGGGAGTCACCCAAGAGAATCCACATCTTTAGTGGAGAATGTGGAGTCAGATTTGCAAGGGGAAGTAAAACTGGAACAGGTTGAGGTTAATGTAGGGGACAGTTTAACCAAGGTAATATGTTCATCTGAGAATTCTTCACACAATAGTATTGAGCTTGAAGGATATGCTAGATGCAGCCAACCCCTTGGGGCTGCATCTTCTGCTAGTGGTTCCTTGAGTTTAGGAAGGGCGCTTGTTATTGAGACAACCTCTGAGCCACTTGTTCATCAATGTTCCTCAAAAGAAGTTGGTGAGTCTCAAGTAGGGTTGGTTGATCAAGTCCAGAATTTTGATGTGGGTAAAAGAGTCAATTGTGTGCAGTCCTCAACAGCAGAGCGAGGGAtggcagcagcagcagcagggCAAGGGTTCAGTCCTTGCTCCAGTCTCTTTCAAAATGGGGGTTTAGAGGAGCTTGAG GATGCTGAGTTGACTGCTCCATTCTACCATGGAAATCCTGGTGCATCAAGTACCCCACAGAAGCACCTTATCAGGTCATTTATTAGTCAATGGAATATAGTTCATAGATTTTTTCCTGCAACTATTATGTGGTTGCATCTATTCTTATTTGGGGTTTGA
- the LOC100252483 gene encoding nuclear poly(A) polymerase 1 isoform X4, whose product MFLADSGLYETREEAIRREEVLGRVDQIVKVWVKTVSRAKGFNEQLVHEANAKIFTFGSYRLGVHGPGADIDTLCVGPRHATRDEDFFGELHRMLAETPEVQELHPVPDAHVPVMKFKFNGVSIDLLYARLSLWVIPEDLDISQETILQNVDEQTVRSLNGCRVTDQILRLVPNIQNFRTTLRCMRFWAKRRGVYSNVSGFLGGINWALLVARICQLYPNAVPSTLVSRFFRVYTQWRWPNPVMLCPIEEKCLGLPVWDPRRNIKDRNHLMPIITPAYPSMNSSYNVSWSTLRIMEEELQRGNEIVKEMETENTGWITLFEPFLFFEAYKNYLQIDITAENDVDLRNWKGWVESRLRLLTRKIERDTGGMLQCHPHPAEFSDTSRSFHYCYFMGLRRKEGSAAQEGEQFDIRLTVDDFKNTVWMYSSWKRGMWIHVCHIRRKNIPNFVFPGGVRPPQPMKVAGEQGQVSKPMGFNSQKRKRDEIDAGSHPRESTSLVENVESDLQGEVKLEQVEVNVGDSLTKVICSSENSSHNSIELEGYARCSQPLGAASSASGSLSLGRALVIETTSEPLVHQCSSKEVGESQVGLVDQVQNFDVGKRVNCVQSSTAERGMAAAAAGQGFSPCSSLFQNGGLEELEDAELTAPFYHGNPGASSTPQKHLIRSFISQWNIVHRFFPATIMWLHLFLFGV is encoded by the exons ATG TTTCTTGCAGATTCTGGATTGTATGAAACTCGGGAAGAAGCTATAAGGAGGGAGGAAGTTCTAGGGAGAGTAGATCAG ATAGTGAAGGTATGGGTGAAAACTGTTAGCCGTGCTAAAGGGTTTAATGAACAGCTGGTTCATGAAGCAAATGCAAAGATCTTCACGTTTGGTTCTTATCGATTGGGT GTGCATGGCCCAGGTGCTGATATAGACACATTATGTGTTGGACCTAGACATGCTACTCGAGAT GAAGATTTTTTCGGTGAACTTCATAGGATGCTAGCAGAAACACCTGAAGTACAAGAACTGCATCCTGTGCCTGATGCTCATGTTCCTGTCATGAAGTTCAAGTTCAATGGGGTTTCTATAGATCTTCTTTATGCAAGACTATCACTCTGGGTTATTCCTGAA GACTTGGATATTTCACAAGAAACAATACTACAAAATGTAGATGAGCAGACAGTTCGTAGCCTCAATGGTTGCAGAGTTACTGATCAAATTTTGCGCCTGGTCCCAAATATTCAG AATTTTCGCACTACATTGAGATGCATGAGATTCTGGGCAAAGCGGCGTGGGGTTTATTCAAAT GTTTCTGGTTTCCTTGGTGGTATAAATTGGGCATTGCTTGTTGCTCGCATATGCCAGCTATACCCAAATGCAGTACCTAGTACCTTGGTATCTCGGTTCTTCAGGGTCTACACGCAGTGGCGTTGGCCTAATCCAGTTATGCTATGTCCTATTGAAGAAAAATGCCTTGGACTTCCTGTTTGGGATCCAAGAAGAAACATCAAAGATAGGAACCATCTGATGCCTATAATAACTCCTGCATATCCTTCGATGAATTCAAGCTACAATGTTAGTTGGAGCACATTACGTATTATGGAAGAAGAGCTTCAGAGGGGAAATGAAATAGTTAAG GAGATGGAGACAGAAAACACTGGCTGGATCACTCTTTTTgaacctttccttttctttgaaGCATACAAGAACTATCTGCAGATAGATATAACTGCTGAGAATGATGTTGACTTGAGGAACTGGAAAGGTTGGGTTGAATCTCGACTTCGTCTACTTACTCGGAAG ATTGAGAGGGACACAGGTGGTATGCTTCAGTGCCATCCACACCCTGCAGAGTTTTCTGACACATCCAGATCATTCCATTACTGTTATTTCATGGGTTTACGGCGGAAAGAAGGCAGTGCTGCCCAGGAAGGTGAACAATTTGATATAAGGTTAACTGTTGATGATTTTAAGAACACTGTATGGATGTATTCATCCTGGAAACGAGGAATGTGGATCCATGTATGCCATATAAGACGCAAAAACATCCCAAATTTTGTCTTCCCTGGTGGAGTCCGGCCTCCCCAACCCATGAAAGTTGCTGGAGAACAAGGACAAGTTTCAAAACCAATGGGCTTTAACTCTCAGAAGAGAAAAAGGGATGAGATAGATGCTGGGAGTCACCCAAGAGAATCCACATCTTTAGTGGAGAATGTGGAGTCAGATTTGCAAGGGGAAGTAAAACTGGAACAGGTTGAGGTTAATGTAGGGGACAGTTTAACCAAGGTAATATGTTCATCTGAGAATTCTTCACACAATAGTATTGAGCTTGAAGGATATGCTAGATGCAGCCAACCCCTTGGGGCTGCATCTTCTGCTAGTGGTTCCTTGAGTTTAGGAAGGGCGCTTGTTATTGAGACAACCTCTGAGCCACTTGTTCATCAATGTTCCTCAAAAGAAGTTGGTGAGTCTCAAGTAGGGTTGGTTGATCAAGTCCAGAATTTTGATGTGGGTAAAAGAGTCAATTGTGTGCAGTCCTCAACAGCAGAGCGAGGGAtggcagcagcagcagcagggCAAGGGTTCAGTCCTTGCTCCAGTCTCTTTCAAAATGGGGGTTTAGAGGAGCTTGAG GATGCTGAGTTGACTGCTCCATTCTACCATGGAAATCCTGGTGCATCAAGTACCCCACAGAAGCACCTTATCAGGTCATTTATTAGTCAATGGAATATAGTTCATAGATTTTTTCCTGCAACTATTATGTGGTTGCATCTATTCTTATTTGGGGTTTGA